One segment of Corallococcus silvisoli DNA contains the following:
- a CDS encoding winged helix-turn-helix domain-containing protein — MARILIIEDEQDLAGLVDYNLRAAGFETDTANTGAGGLARARAHPPDLVLLDLMLPDVAGGEVLRMLKSDPEMKKAAVVIVSAKGQEADRIQGLELGADDYVVKPFSVRELLLRVKAVLRRADAEEGPAALLVAGEISLDTSRHQVRVKGEEVVLTALEFRLLRTLLERSDRVQTREVLLSDVWGIQAEIHTRTVDTHIKRLREKLGPAGDIIETVRGVGYKLSPP, encoded by the coding sequence ATGGCGCGCATCCTCATCATCGAGGACGAGCAGGACCTGGCCGGACTCGTCGACTACAACCTCCGCGCGGCGGGCTTTGAAACCGACACCGCGAACACCGGCGCGGGGGGACTCGCCCGGGCCCGGGCCCACCCTCCGGACCTGGTGCTGCTGGACCTGATGCTGCCGGACGTGGCGGGCGGGGAGGTCCTCCGCATGCTCAAGAGCGACCCGGAGATGAAGAAGGCCGCGGTCGTCATCGTCAGCGCCAAGGGCCAGGAGGCCGACCGCATCCAGGGCCTGGAGCTGGGCGCGGACGACTACGTGGTGAAGCCCTTCTCCGTGCGCGAGCTGCTGCTGCGCGTGAAGGCCGTGCTGCGCCGCGCGGACGCGGAGGAAGGCCCCGCCGCGCTGCTGGTCGCGGGGGAGATCAGCCTGGACACGTCCCGCCACCAGGTGCGCGTGAAGGGCGAGGAGGTGGTGCTCACCGCGCTGGAGTTCCGCCTGCTGCGCACGCTGCTGGAGCGCAGCGACCGCGTGCAGACGCGCGAGGTGCTCCTGTCCGACGTCTGGGGCATCCAGGCGGAGATCCACACCCGCACCGTGGACACGCACATCAAGCGCCTGCGCGAGAAGCTGGGCCCCGCGGGCGACATCATCGAGACCGTGCGCGGCGTGGGCTACAAGCTCAGCCCTCCGTGA
- the rpmF gene encoding 50S ribosomal protein L32, with product MGVPKKRTSKMRRDRRRAGNNNLRTPVQVIKCSKCKEPVMPHRACAACGNYGGREVIATAAE from the coding sequence GTGGGAGTTCCCAAGAAGCGGACGTCGAAGATGCGCCGGGACCGTCGTCGGGCCGGCAACAACAACCTGCGGACCCCCGTCCAGGTCATCAAGTGCTCCAAGTGCAAGGAGCCCGTGATGCCGCACCGCGCCTGCGCGGCCTGTGGCAACTACGGGGGCCGTGAGGTCATCGCGACCGCCGCGGAGTAG
- a CDS encoding YceD family protein, protein MVVKIEQIKEAGLKLDEPIALGLLKEALEGSASGEGTGFQPTQPSTLHATLRKLSGGVLLEGRFTAHVAAPCKRCLADVTLDLPVSFIINLVPESLARGDDFKDDDEKSMEKKERTQGESGGTFEMDDADEQVFDGKTIDLDPIVREQVLLALPMSAVCREDCQGLCSQCGQNLNDKKCGCEPKVVDPRLSPLKNIKLN, encoded by the coding sequence ATGGTCGTAAAGATTGAACAAATCAAAGAAGCGGGGCTGAAGCTCGACGAGCCCATCGCTCTCGGACTCCTCAAGGAGGCCCTGGAAGGCTCGGCGTCCGGCGAGGGCACTGGCTTCCAGCCCACCCAGCCGTCGACGCTGCACGCCACCCTGCGCAAGCTCAGCGGCGGCGTGCTGCTGGAGGGTCGTTTCACGGCCCACGTGGCGGCGCCGTGCAAGCGCTGCCTCGCCGACGTGACGCTGGACCTCCCGGTGTCCTTCATCATCAACCTGGTGCCGGAGTCCCTGGCCCGGGGCGACGACTTCAAGGACGACGACGAGAAGTCCATGGAGAAGAAGGAGCGCACCCAGGGTGAATCCGGGGGCACCTTCGAAATGGACGACGCGGACGAGCAGGTTTTCGATGGGAAGACGATCGATCTGGATCCGATCGTCCGGGAACAGGTATTGCTCGCGCTCCCGATGAGCGCGGTCTGTCGGGAAGACTGCCAGGGGCTCTGCTCGCAGTGCGGCCAGAACCTCAACGACAAGAAGTGCGGTTGCGAGCCGAAGGTCGTGGACCCTCGACTGTCGCCGCTGAAGAACATCAAGCTGAACTGA